A genomic window from Camelina sativa cultivar DH55 chromosome 2, Cs, whole genome shotgun sequence includes:
- the LOC104716439 gene encoding derlin-2.2 translates to MAQAVEEWYKQMPIITRSYLTAAVITTVGCSLDIISPYNLYLNPTLVVKQYQYWRLVTNFLYFRKMDLDFMFHMFFLARYCKLLEENSFRGKTADFLYMLLFGASVLTGIVLIGGMIPYLSASFAKIIFLSNSLTFMMVYVWSKQNPYIHMSFLGLFTFTAAYLPWVLLGFSILVGASAWVDLLGMIAGHAYYFLAEVYPRMTNRHPLKTPSFLTALFADEPVVVARPENVRFAAAPFDEIHQD, encoded by the exons ATGGCTCAGGCTGTAGAAGAATGGTATAAACAGATGCCGATCATCACTCGCTCCTATCTCACGGCTGCTGTTATCACCACCGTCGGATGTTCCCTTGAT ATAATATCTCCGTATAACCTCTACTTGAATCCTACCCTTGTGGTGAAGCAATACCAATATTGGCGTCTCGTTACTAATTTCTTGTATTTCCGCAAGATGG ATTTGGACTTCATGTTCCATATGTTCTTTCTTGCACGATACTGCAAACTCCTTGAAGAAAACTCATTCAGGGGAAAGACGGCTGATTTCCTATACATGCTTCTATTTGGAGCATCTGTTTTGACTGGTATTGTTCTTATCGGCGGAATGATACCCTACTTGTCTGCATCATTTGCTAAAATCATATTTCTCAGCAACTCATTGACTTTCATGATG GTCTATGTATGGAGCAAACAAAATCCTTATATTCACATGAGTTTCCTTGGTCTGTTCACTTTCACTGCAGCTTACCTACCATGG GTGCTTCTTGGGTTCTCTATCCTTGTTGGTGCCAGTGCTTGGGTCGATCTTCTG GGTATGATAGCTGGTCACGCTTACTACTTTCTGGCTGAGGTTTATCCGCGAATGACTAACCGTCATCCTTTAAAGACTCCATCATTCCTCACAGCCCTATTTGCAGATGAACCAGTTGTAGTTGCACGGCCTGAAAATGTGAGGTTTGCCGCTGCACCTTTTGATGAGATCCACCAGGATTGA